A window of Thermoleophilia bacterium contains these coding sequences:
- a CDS encoding FAD-dependent oxidoreductase, with translation MSMSFEKLLEPGMIGPVKTRNRIIKTANGTSFMEEDQTPGPRMIAYYERLAKGGVGFLVVESCGVEYPLGVQHVHYFPDGSYRGVQLHLDDDRYIPYFQRLTEAVHKHGCPVSIQLQHSGPWNPTGLLPRDPAVRDIKGPSTLTQEELPGPDFLPVRAMTKQEIEDQIEIWASAAERAYKAGFDAVEINHGTCHQGNTFLSRIWNRRDDEYGPQTYENRTRFIRNIISEVKRRCGPGFAVHALINIVEYNHPLATTLEEGVEMAKLIATVADGINCRAERYGHRGGLIQPDRILYPEPPADLPKDLDWSRQGRGATVPLTEAVKRAGVTIPVWTACRLDPVLGEEYLRRGSLDFVGMTRRLLADPDLPNKVREGRLEDIRPCSGCLHCFDMRNKNKPLECRVNPLLGREIVPEYQVERAATRRKVMVVGGGPAGMEAARVAAQRGHQVVLYEKEKRLGGLVPVAAVVKDLETEDLVDLVRYLETQLRKEGVTVHLGKPATAETVQEEKPDVLIIAAGAAHTEITLPGAESPKVLRAEKLHRQLKWALKLFSPRQLERLTRLWMPVPKSVVIMGGKLHGCELGEFLAKRGRKVAIVHDGPHTELGEGMTKDDLENLWPWFKLKHVPIWFGLEYRAIEHKGLRVQVQDKRVFVIEGKKIIPTQDWGPNDAIVSELGQLIAETKVVGSCREPGWIVDAIREGWLAGCSV, from the coding sequence ATGAGCATGAGCTTTGAAAAGCTGCTTGAGCCGGGCATGATCGGCCCGGTAAAAACCCGCAATCGCATCATCAAGACCGCCAACGGCACTTCCTTTATGGAAGAAGACCAGACGCCCGGGCCACGCATGATTGCATATTACGAGCGGCTCGCTAAAGGTGGGGTGGGGTTTCTCGTAGTGGAATCGTGCGGGGTTGAATATCCGCTAGGGGTTCAGCATGTGCACTACTTCCCGGACGGCAGCTATCGAGGAGTTCAGCTTCATTTAGATGACGATCGCTACATCCCCTATTTCCAGCGTCTCACCGAAGCGGTGCACAAGCACGGCTGTCCAGTCTCGATTCAGCTGCAGCACTCGGGCCCCTGGAACCCCACGGGACTGCTACCTCGGGATCCCGCGGTTAGAGACATCAAGGGGCCTTCCACACTTACTCAGGAAGAATTGCCTGGGCCTGACTTCTTGCCCGTACGGGCCATGACTAAGCAGGAAATCGAGGACCAGATTGAGATTTGGGCCTCGGCTGCCGAGCGGGCGTACAAGGCTGGATTTGACGCCGTCGAGATAAACCACGGCACTTGTCACCAAGGCAATACCTTTCTTTCGCGGATTTGGAACCGGCGCGACGACGAGTACGGACCGCAGACGTACGAGAATCGGACCCGCTTCATCCGCAACATCATCTCCGAAGTCAAGCGCAGGTGCGGCCCAGGTTTTGCCGTGCACGCGCTTATTAATATTGTGGAATACAACCATCCCCTGGCGACCACTCTGGAAGAGGGAGTGGAGATGGCTAAACTCATCGCCACAGTTGCGGACGGCATAAACTGCCGAGCCGAACGTTACGGACACCGGGGAGGACTTATACAGCCTGATCGCATTCTGTATCCCGAACCGCCAGCCGATCTCCCGAAGGACCTGGACTGGAGTCGGCAGGGAAGAGGCGCCACTGTACCCCTCACCGAGGCAGTAAAACGGGCAGGAGTCACAATTCCGGTATGGACTGCTTGCCGACTGGATCCCGTGCTAGGCGAGGAGTACCTGCGGAGGGGAAGCCTTGACTTTGTCGGGATGACCCGCCGACTGTTGGCCGATCCCGACCTGCCAAACAAGGTGCGAGAGGGGCGTCTGGAGGACATCAGACCGTGCAGCGGTTGCCTGCACTGCTTTGACATGCGCAACAAGAACAAACCCTTGGAATGTCGAGTAAATCCCCTGCTTGGCCGGGAGATAGTGCCTGAGTACCAGGTGGAGCGGGCCGCCACCCGCAGGAAAGTCATGGTAGTGGGAGGCGGGCCAGCCGGCATGGAAGCTGCCCGGGTGGCGGCCCAGCGGGGTCACCAGGTTGTCCTCTACGAAAAGGAAAAACGGCTGGGCGGCCTCGTCCCCGTGGCAGCAGTCGTAAAAGATCTGGAAACCGAGGACCTGGTGGACTTGGTCCGATATCTAGAAACCCAGCTGCGTAAAGAGGGAGTCACCGTCCATCTCGGTAAACCAGCCACTGCAGAGACTGTGCAGGAGGAAAAACCTGACGTGTTGATTATCGCCGCCGGCGCGGCCCACACAGAAATCACCCTCCCGGGCGCCGAGAGCCCGAAAGTGCTCCGGGCTGAGAAACTGCACCGCCAGCTCAAGTGGGCACTCAAGCTTTTTAGCCCAAGGCAACTTGAGCGCCTCACGCGCCTTTGGATGCCGGTACCCAAGAGCGTAGTGATCATGGGCGGCAAACTGCACGGCTGTGAGCTGGGAGAGTTTCTGGCTAAGCGAGGTCGCAAAGTCGCCATCGTACATGACGGTCCCCATACTGAGCTTGGGGAGGGCATGACTAAAGATGATCTTGAGAACCTGTGGCCGTGGTTCAAGCTAAAGCACGTCCCCATTTGGTTCGGTCTTGAGTACCGAGCCATCGAACACAAAGGGCTCCGCGTTCAGGTGCAGGACAAAAGAGTCTTTGTAATTGAGGGAAAGAAAATTATCCCGACCCAAGATTGGGGTCCGAACGACGCCATCGTGAGTGAGCTCGGTCAACTAATCGCAGAGACCAAAGTAGTGGGCAGCTGTCGCGAGCCCGGTTGGATTGTAGACGCCATAAGGGAAGGCTGGCTAGCTGGTTGTTCCGTGTAA
- a CDS encoding malate dehydrogenase produces the protein MKVAVIGAAGSVGAPAAFYLAVLGIAEEIILIDLRQNVIQQHAMDIGTAAATQGVQVSAGSYEDLPGTHVIINAAGVPQGLISDRMEMLPKNLPLIRDIAQEIRARAPEALVITATNPVDPLNYAMWRITGFDRRRVIGYSLNDSLRFREMVARHKGVAVREVEGFVIGEHGSTQVPLFSSVRISGEPTEFAPPEKEAVLAEIPNILRRYEELQAGRTAGWTCAVGLAGMVRAIRDDTGETFPCSVVLDGEYGLSNLSIGVPARLGRRGVTEVLEWDLAPDEKERFARSAEWLLSAARKVDEELS, from the coding sequence ATGAAGGTTGCTGTCATCGGCGCAGCCGGATCAGTTGGAGCGCCAGCCGCTTTTTATCTTGCCGTCCTGGGAATTGCTGAGGAAATTATCCTGATCGACCTCAGGCAGAATGTAATCCAGCAACACGCAATGGACATAGGAACCGCTGCGGCTACCCAGGGAGTGCAGGTAAGCGCCGGTTCGTACGAGGATCTACCCGGAACCCACGTGATTATCAACGCCGCTGGGGTGCCCCAGGGACTCATCTCCGACCGCATGGAAATGCTGCCCAAGAATCTTCCTCTGATCCGGGATATAGCACAGGAGATCCGTGCACGAGCTCCCGAAGCCCTGGTCATTACTGCCACTAATCCTGTGGATCCCCTGAACTACGCTATGTGGCGCATCACCGGTTTTGATCGCCGGCGGGTTATCGGCTACTCGCTCAACGACAGTCTTCGCTTCCGGGAAATGGTGGCCCGACATAAAGGCGTAGCGGTGCGGGAGGTAGAAGGTTTTGTTATCGGAGAGCATGGCAGCACTCAAGTGCCCCTGTTTAGCTCGGTCCGCATTAGTGGCGAGCCAACGGAATTCGCGCCTCCCGAGAAAGAGGCCGTCTTAGCCGAGATCCCAAACATACTGCGCCGCTACGAGGAGCTCCAGGCAGGACGCACGGCCGGGTGGACTTGCGCAGTGGGGCTGGCCGGCATGGTCCGCGCTATTCGCGATGACACCGGGGAGACCTTTCCCTGTTCGGTAGTTCTTGACGGCGAGTACGGGCTGAGCAATCTAAGCATTGGCGTTCCAGCTAGACTGGGACGCCGTGGGGTAACGGAAGTACTTGAATGGGATCTTGCCCCCGACGAAAAGGAGAGATTCGCCCGTTCCGCCGAGTGGCTCTTGTCGGCCGCACGGAAAGTAGATGAGGAGCTGTCATGA
- a CDS encoding aldehyde ferredoxin oxidoreductase family protein, which yields MYRGGYAGKILRIDLSSKTFREEPLPPDFAQDFIGGAGLSVKLLYDEVSPTCDPLGPENKLIYAVGPFTGTTIPCASRMAVNARSPLTGAVGVAASGGHFPVELKRAGYDALIIEGKASEPVYVFIKNGEVKFRSAEKLWGLCTTDTQQAIKDELHDQNVRVSCIGPAGERLSLIAAIVNERRVAGRKGLGAVMGSKNLKAIAVRGDQSPEIADKEKYEAARKRMRAGMQESPVLYPQFSKYGTSSVVHLTEAMGIFPANNWAATGVFRPAEKIGGFAIEHLSAGRTACAVCPVGCSQLRLAKQYPYAGFFTEGPEYETLYSLGGVVGVDNPDAIIAADRVCDELGLDTISAGVTVAFAMELFERGIITYQETGGLDLHFGNDRAMLELLHLMGERAQERAGLGDLLADGVKVAAQKIGRGSEKYAMHVKGLELPGYDVRGAKAHGLNYATAFTGADHNKGYAFQEIFGIPVPYAVDRFAIEGKGKLCKWNQDARTAVADSPTMCVFLLDMAVADFMFENTASLMEGATGLSYSPEEIQLAGERINNLARVYNVLAGFSRADDDLPERLKTEPIPDGASKGHLISQADLDFMLDEYYEARGWTKEGVPTRAKLEELRLGYAADRLGLPQD from the coding sequence ATGTATCGGGGCGGCTATGCAGGCAAGATTCTTCGCATCGATCTCTCTTCGAAGACTTTTCGGGAAGAACCGCTACCGCCAGACTTTGCTCAGGACTTCATCGGAGGGGCGGGACTCAGCGTCAAGCTTCTGTATGACGAAGTTTCTCCTACCTGTGATCCTCTGGGTCCGGAGAACAAATTGATCTACGCTGTCGGACCCTTTACGGGCACCACAATTCCGTGTGCAAGCCGGATGGCGGTCAACGCCAGGTCCCCTCTAACAGGTGCAGTGGGAGTCGCGGCAAGCGGCGGTCATTTTCCGGTAGAGCTCAAGCGAGCTGGCTATGATGCGTTGATCATAGAGGGAAAAGCAAGCGAGCCTGTGTACGTCTTTATAAAGAACGGGGAAGTGAAGTTTCGCTCAGCGGAAAAGTTGTGGGGACTTTGTACTACAGATACCCAGCAGGCAATAAAAGACGAGCTTCACGATCAAAATGTGCGCGTTAGCTGCATCGGTCCAGCAGGCGAACGGCTTTCGCTGATAGCGGCAATTGTCAACGAGCGGCGAGTGGCGGGCCGAAAGGGACTAGGAGCAGTGATGGGCTCCAAGAATCTCAAAGCCATCGCTGTGCGCGGGGACCAGTCTCCCGAGATTGCAGACAAGGAGAAGTACGAAGCCGCACGTAAGCGCATGCGCGCGGGAATGCAAGAGAGCCCGGTTCTTTACCCGCAATTTTCAAAATACGGGACTTCAAGCGTCGTACATCTCACCGAGGCTATGGGGATTTTTCCGGCCAACAACTGGGCGGCCACTGGAGTGTTTCGGCCAGCCGAGAAAATAGGAGGCTTCGCTATTGAGCATCTAAGCGCGGGACGGACGGCGTGCGCTGTGTGCCCAGTGGGTTGCAGTCAGCTACGGCTGGCTAAGCAATACCCGTATGCGGGGTTTTTCACCGAGGGACCCGAATACGAGACCCTTTACTCGCTGGGGGGAGTAGTAGGGGTCGACAACCCAGATGCCATCATTGCCGCTGACCGGGTGTGCGATGAGCTGGGGCTGGACACCATTTCAGCTGGCGTGACAGTTGCCTTTGCTATGGAGCTCTTTGAGCGCGGTATCATCACCTATCAGGAAACCGGCGGGCTTGATCTGCATTTTGGCAACGACCGGGCCATGCTTGAGCTTCTGCATTTGATGGGAGAGAGAGCACAGGAGCGCGCCGGTCTCGGAGACTTGTTGGCGGATGGCGTGAAGGTCGCGGCGCAAAAAATCGGGCGGGGAAGCGAAAAGTACGCTATGCATGTGAAAGGTTTGGAACTTCCAGGTTACGATGTGCGGGGAGCTAAGGCGCACGGTCTCAACTACGCTACTGCCTTTACCGGGGCGGACCACAACAAAGGTTATGCCTTCCAGGAGATCTTCGGCATCCCTGTGCCTTACGCAGTAGATCGGTTTGCCATCGAAGGCAAAGGCAAGCTTTGTAAGTGGAATCAGGACGCCCGCACTGCGGTGGCTGACTCGCCCACCATGTGCGTGTTCTTGTTAGATATGGCAGTGGCCGACTTTATGTTCGAAAACACGGCTAGCCTCATGGAAGGCGCCACTGGTCTTAGCTACTCCCCGGAAGAGATCCAGCTAGCTGGCGAGCGAATCAACAACCTAGCTCGGGTCTACAATGTTTTGGCTGGCTTTTCTCGGGCAGACGACGACCTGCCTGAGCGTCTCAAAACGGAGCCCATCCCGGATGGAGCCTCGAAAGGACACCTCATTTCACAAGCGGATTTGGACTTTATGCTTGACGAGTACTACGAGGCTCGAGGCTGGACCAAAGAAGGTGTCCCCACCCGGGCAAAACTCGAGGAGCTTCGTCTAGGGTACGCGGCGGACCGCCTTGGCCTGCCGCAAGACTAG
- a CDS encoding MoaD/ThiS family protein — translation MKIVVRTIGPLRQVLGGAQMEVVLNEGATIKTLLTRLAQLHGADFARYLAWLGEGDNRAGANRAYAPLRVLLRGRDVLPSQYEQTELSDGDEVLVFTPVAGG, via the coding sequence ATGAAGATTGTGGTGCGCACTATAGGTCCTCTTCGCCAAGTGCTGGGTGGGGCGCAGATGGAGGTTGTGCTAAACGAGGGAGCCACAATCAAGACTTTGCTCACCCGTTTGGCGCAGCTGCACGGAGCCGACTTTGCTCGCTATTTGGCTTGGCTAGGCGAAGGTGACAACCGTGCCGGGGCCAACAGGGCTTATGCCCCCCTTCGGGTGTTGCTTAGAGGCCGCGATGTGCTTCCTTCCCAATATGAGCAAACCGAGCTTTCTGACGGTGACGAGGTTCTGGTATTTACCCCAGTCGCTGGCGGTTAA
- a CDS encoding MerR family transcriptional regulator encodes MTISALERKTGVPRSTIHFYIREGLLPAPQKTAASRALYTDHHVRLLEKIARLKQRGLSLAEIKTELAPELEAASLNPVDLAAQESERIRRAILRVATEEFVTKGYEQTHVADIIRRLGITPQVFYSHFPSKRRLLAESFRTFMSWNLAYVEPKLARTKDYGEKLLWRVLADFRANGFGSEVLQLVKSRDGDEKELVQLVERAWEEVIAVIIADFLEARPADLPPPPISLELLAYSLIGAQHNACLRASWDDTYSRADLVRVHLWLYLAVLAAISGKIDIDSELARYEELVQEVATREPVTPPAIDE; translated from the coding sequence TTGACAATTTCTGCCCTGGAGAGAAAAACTGGGGTGCCACGTAGCACCATCCATTTTTACATAAGGGAAGGTCTCCTGCCTGCTCCACAAAAGACCGCGGCTAGCCGCGCACTTTATACCGACCACCATGTCCGTCTTCTGGAGAAAATCGCAAGACTCAAGCAGCGAGGGCTGTCGCTTGCTGAGATTAAGACTGAGCTTGCTCCTGAACTAGAGGCCGCAAGTCTTAACCCGGTCGATCTTGCTGCTCAGGAAAGCGAGCGTATACGGCGGGCAATTCTGCGCGTGGCTACAGAGGAATTCGTCACGAAAGGATACGAGCAGACGCACGTAGCTGACATTATCCGCCGCCTAGGAATAACCCCCCAAGTCTTCTACAGTCACTTCCCGAGCAAACGTCGGCTGCTGGCCGAGTCTTTTCGCACTTTTATGTCCTGGAACCTCGCGTATGTGGAGCCCAAGCTTGCTCGTACCAAAGATTACGGGGAGAAGCTGCTTTGGCGAGTCTTGGCTGATTTTCGGGCAAATGGTTTTGGGTCCGAGGTATTGCAGCTGGTTAAGTCTCGCGATGGGGACGAAAAGGAACTTGTGCAACTAGTAGAACGAGCCTGGGAAGAAGTCATTGCTGTCATCATTGCCGATTTCTTGGAAGCTCGCCCAGCGGATCTCCCGCCACCACCTATATCCTTGGAGCTTCTTGCCTATAGTCTGATCGGCGCCCAGCACAACGCCTGCCTACGTGCCTCCTGGGACGACACCTACTCGCGCGCCGACCTAGTCCGGGTGCATTTATGGCTGTACTTGGCCGTACTGGCCGCGATAAGCGGCAAGATAGACATTGACTCTGAGCTTGCCCGCTACGAGGAGCTCGTCCAGGAAGTGGCTACGCGGGAGCCGGTGACTCCACCTGCGATAGACGAATAA
- a CDS encoding branched-chain amino acid ABC transporter permease, translated as MVKWVQLLVTGVTVGSIYALIALGYVMIYRTSRIVNLAQGAFVMFGAFFTYSFLSELGLPYWLSAILGIVGVVIVGVLMYLIVLRPLLKISLVSIILATIALSILFENLALLRWGGYGKSLPAFTGDQAIFIGKVAIFRQSLWVIGLMIVVLIGLYLLINLTRVGKQMTATALDPGAASLSGVPTGRMVLLAFAISAAIGALGGIAITPITSTSYLSGGIYALSGFVAAILGGWGSSTGAVVGGLALGIVQSLATGFVPAGYQDAIAYAILILVLYFRPSGLLGVPVAEGEE; from the coding sequence TTGGTCAAGTGGGTCCAGCTTCTAGTGACGGGCGTCACGGTAGGTAGTATCTATGCCCTCATAGCGCTGGGCTATGTGATGATCTACCGCACGTCTCGCATCGTTAATTTGGCTCAAGGCGCCTTTGTCATGTTTGGCGCCTTCTTCACCTACTCCTTCTTGAGCGAGCTTGGTCTACCCTACTGGCTTAGCGCAATCTTGGGGATTGTGGGCGTGGTGATCGTCGGGGTACTGATGTACCTGATTGTTCTGCGACCCCTTCTTAAGATCTCGCTTGTCTCTATCATCCTCGCCACCATTGCTCTCAGCATCCTGTTTGAAAACCTAGCCCTCCTACGCTGGGGCGGGTACGGAAAATCGCTCCCGGCTTTTACTGGGGACCAAGCGATCTTCATCGGGAAGGTGGCGATCTTCCGGCAGAGCCTTTGGGTTATCGGACTGATGATTGTGGTTCTGATTGGGCTCTACTTGCTTATCAACCTTACTCGCGTGGGAAAGCAAATGACTGCTACCGCTCTTGATCCGGGCGCGGCCAGTCTATCCGGCGTGCCCACCGGGCGCATGGTTCTGTTGGCTTTTGCCATCTCGGCTGCAATTGGGGCCCTGGGCGGTATTGCTATTACCCCCATAACCTCGACCTCGTACCTATCGGGAGGCATCTACGCGCTGAGCGGGTTCGTGGCTGCGATCTTAGGAGGTTGGGGGTCCAGTACGGGCGCTGTGGTGGGAGGACTTGCCTTGGGCATCGTTCAGTCTTTGGCAACGGGCTTTGTTCCCGCAGGTTATCAGGACGCCATTGCGTACGCCATCCTGATCCTGGTCCTTTACTTCCGTCCGAGCGGCCTACTTGGTGTGCCAGTTGCGGAGGGTGAAGAATAA